In Bacillota bacterium, a genomic segment contains:
- a CDS encoding CPBP family intramembrane metalloprotease, with product MKKLLGFYQRLVCHPVPIIFALAFLSAKVWSNTSYGGNLFNGLRSGIVGIVVYGLALGIIYLLSEKPLGERFAVQRLEPRQAKRGAVIVFIIYLFILGSIVDRLQRQGFMPGHPLFSVIPGWNLWHNLFNEFPGGYMTANIVRSLPFFVFIPAFVLYRLGVKRGGLGFSGGDLKPALPFLIIYMIAFLFSGLTIERWVFLFYAILYAGFQEEFFYRGVMQPLFIAITKKPIWGIGLSVLLFALLHIPDFVFRVYPTVPLALSSVASTGLFGGLLAYGVYRTGMLWPWILIHALSNVVGF from the coding sequence GTGAAGAAACTTTTAGGTTTTTACCAGCGCTTAGTATGTCATCCTGTGCCTATTATCTTTGCGCTGGCGTTTTTATCTGCAAAAGTATGGTCCAATACTTCATATGGTGGTAATCTGTTCAACGGATTACGCTCTGGTATCGTAGGCATTGTAGTCTATGGACTTGCCTTAGGGATAATATACCTCCTGTCAGAGAAGCCTTTAGGGGAACGATTCGCTGTGCAGAGATTGGAGCCAAGACAGGCAAAGCGAGGTGCGGTGATCGTTTTTATCATTTATTTGTTCATCCTGGGCTCGATTGTGGACAGATTGCAGAGACAAGGGTTTATGCCGGGGCATCCATTGTTTTCAGTGATCCCGGGATGGAATCTTTGGCATAATCTTTTCAATGAATTTCCAGGGGGATATATGACTGCCAACATTGTACGCAGCTTGCCATTCTTCGTATTTATTCCTGCCTTTGTTTTGTATAGATTAGGAGTGAAGCGGGGAGGGCTTGGCTTTTCTGGAGGCGATTTGAAACCTGCGCTCCCGTTTTTGATTATCTACATGATAGCATTCCTCTTTAGTGGCTTGACAATAGAACGCTGGGTTTTTCTATTTTACGCCATATTGTACGCGGGATTTCAAGAAGAGTTCTTTTACCGCGGTGTGATGCAACCTTTGTTCATAGCCATCACCAAGAAACCAATCTGGGGGATCGGTCTGTCTGTATTGTTGTTTGCTCTCTTGCACATTCCAGATTTTGTTTTTCGGGTTTATCCTACTGTACCCTTGGCTTTAAGTAGTGTTGCGAGCACCGGATTGTTTGGAGGCTTGCTGGCCTATGGGGTTTATCGTACAGGAATGCTCTGGCCTTGGATCCTGATCCACGCTCTCAGTAATGTGGTAGGTTTTTAG
- a CDS encoding nuclear transport factor 2 family protein, translating into MTASDEQTAIFLRLMDELLIEKTLDGYHDALVSQNVDLLSSVYSSHVLVNTPNMEGTLPKNSVIEMHKAEWDIAIYVESQITNYKIEFKGNDRATVVGIWNYAIKQNGFVQGITDVTGYSLRKIDGTWLIDGIAIIWQ; encoded by the coding sequence ATGACTGCTAGCGATGAACAGACAGCCATATTTTTACGATTAATGGATGAACTGCTGATTGAAAAGACGCTCGATGGATACCACGATGCTTTGGTTTCCCAAAATGTCGATTTGCTCTCTTCGGTATATAGCAGTCATGTGTTGGTGAACACACCTAATATGGAGGGAACTCTACCAAAAAACTCAGTCATTGAAATGCACAAAGCGGAATGGGATATTGCTATTTATGTGGAGAGTCAGATAACTAATTACAAAATAGAATTCAAGGGTAATGATCGCGCTACCGTAGTAGGGATATGGAATTACGCAATAAAACAAAACGGATTTGTACAAGGTATTACTGATGTGACCGGGTACAGTCTGAGAAAAATAGATGGAACATGGTTGATAGATGGGATTGCGATAATTTGGCAATGA
- a CDS encoding DedA family protein, with protein sequence MHEVVVDIINRYGYIGILLLITLENVFPPIPSEVILTFGGFVTTYTSLRVWGVVVAATVGSVLGAVILYGVGRLMNAERLGRLLDGRWGKVLRLKKDDVLKAEEWFLRHGNLAVFLCRFVPIVRSLISLPAGMSKMPPRSFLILTIIGTSIWNVVLVLLGRLARNAWEIIVEYLDIYSLIVLVLVGVVGMVVVVRFLKRRFSDL encoded by the coding sequence ATGCATGAGGTAGTCGTGGACATCATCAATCGGTATGGGTATATCGGGATACTCTTGTTGATTACCCTGGAAAACGTTTTTCCGCCAATACCGTCGGAAGTCATCTTGACCTTTGGTGGTTTTGTAACCACTTACACAAGCTTGAGGGTTTGGGGTGTGGTGGTGGCTGCCACCGTCGGTTCGGTGCTTGGGGCCGTGATCCTCTATGGTGTTGGGCGGCTGATGAATGCTGAACGGCTGGGACGTCTCCTGGATGGTAGATGGGGCAAAGTATTGCGTTTGAAGAAAGATGATGTGCTAAAGGCGGAAGAATGGTTTTTGCGGCACGGCAACTTGGCTGTCTTCCTTTGTCGCTTTGTCCCCATTGTGCGGAGTCTGATCTCCTTGCCGGCAGGTATGTCCAAAATGCCTCCACGTTCTTTCTTGATACTAACCATCATCGGTACTTCCATATGGAATGTGGTTTTGGTGTTGCTGGGTCGACTCGCGAGAAATGCATGGGAGATAATCGTTGAGTACTTGGATATTTATAGCCTCATTGTCTTAGTGCTGGTTGGAGTAGTGGGGATGGTAGTTGTGGTTAGGTTTCTCAAACGGCGGTTTTCGGACCTCTAA
- a CDS encoding carbohydrate ABC transporter permease, with translation MAIVEKRGFFSGRTLLIIFMTALGLFQMLPLIFMVSHAFKPLDELFLFPPRFFVRNPTLDNFADLLVATSGTDVPFSRYLFNSLWVSVIVVVGSVIVSSLCAYPLAKHHRMPGRDFLFNVIVSALMFPGAVTTIPGYLVINGLGLIDTYWALILPALAGPMNMFLMRQFMTQIPDSLIDAAKVDGASEWSTFMKVVVPFAKPAWATVTIFAFMGVWNDSWSPVVYLRTEAMKTLPVAIQTIQGGGIGRAGAAAAASLLMTAPVIIVFLILQSQVLSTMAYSGIKA, from the coding sequence ATGGCTATTGTTGAGAAGAGAGGATTTTTCTCGGGGAGGACGTTGCTGATCATCTTCATGACGGCCCTGGGACTATTCCAGATGCTTCCCTTGATCTTCATGGTATCCCATGCTTTTAAGCCGCTAGATGAGTTGTTCCTGTTCCCACCAAGGTTTTTTGTGCGGAACCCAACACTGGACAACTTTGCTGATCTGCTGGTGGCCACGTCCGGTACGGATGTCCCCTTTTCAAGATACTTGTTCAACAGTCTGTGGGTTTCTGTGATCGTGGTTGTCGGTAGTGTTATTGTCTCAAGTTTATGTGCGTATCCCTTGGCGAAACATCACCGTATGCCGGGTAGGGATTTCTTGTTTAACGTTATCGTGTCCGCGTTGATGTTCCCCGGCGCGGTAACAACCATCCCTGGTTATCTGGTGATCAACGGGTTGGGGCTGATTGATACGTACTGGGCGTTGATTCTGCCTGCTCTGGCCGGTCCCATGAATATGTTCTTGATGCGACAGTTTATGACGCAGATTCCTGATTCACTCATTGACGCGGCGAAGGTGGACGGTGCATCGGAGTGGAGTACATTCATGAAGGTGGTTGTACCGTTTGCTAAGCCCGCCTGGGCTACTGTGACAATCTTCGCGTTCATGGGTGTGTGGAATGACTCATGGTCTCCCGTGGTATATCTGCGCACAGAGGCTATGAAGACGTTGCCGGTAGCGATTCAGACGATTCAAGGCGGCGGTATCGGACGTGCGGGTGCTGCGGCCGCGGCTTCGTTGCTGATGACCGCTCCGGTGATCATTGTGTTCCTGATTCTGCAGAGTCAGGTTCTGAGTACGATGGCGTATTCAGGTATTAAGGCATAA
- a CDS encoding sugar ABC transporter permease, with protein sequence MAEQKVEFGNKTGGLQTVELTFGQKLKDLWKSIKQHKLSYLFVAPYMILFALFTIGPVLAAIYLSFTYFNVLEPPRWIGWTNYRLLFLEDDIFLIAIKNTIVFAVISGPVGYIASFLLAWLINQLRRFRLAYTLAFYAPSMTSGVAMGVIWQYFFSGDRYGLVNNFLINMGVMREPFLWLQDVRTQMPVVILVSLWMSMGAGFLAMLAGLQTVPDELYEAGAIDGIQSKFQEIWYITLPMMRPQLLFGAVMAVVNSFNVFGVAVALTGLPSPLYATHTIVAHLHDYAFIRYELGYACAIAMVLFVATFSLNRGLMKVFSTRGDF encoded by the coding sequence ATGGCTGAGCAGAAAGTGGAATTTGGGAATAAAACTGGTGGGCTTCAAACGGTTGAGCTAACGTTTGGGCAGAAGCTTAAGGATTTGTGGAAGAGTATAAAGCAACACAAGTTGTCGTACTTGTTCGTGGCCCCGTACATGATCCTGTTTGCGCTGTTTACTATTGGACCTGTACTGGCTGCGATATACCTGAGCTTCACGTACTTTAACGTGTTGGAACCACCGCGGTGGATCGGATGGACGAACTATCGTCTGTTATTCCTGGAAGATGATATATTCCTGATTGCCATTAAGAACACGATCGTGTTTGCGGTAATTAGCGGTCCTGTGGGATATATTGCCTCCTTTTTATTGGCGTGGCTGATTAACCAGCTCAGAAGGTTCCGGTTGGCTTATACCCTGGCGTTCTATGCTCCGTCCATGACGTCGGGTGTGGCGATGGGTGTAATCTGGCAGTACTTCTTCTCAGGAGACCGCTATGGGTTGGTTAACAACTTCTTGATCAATATGGGTGTGATGAGGGAGCCCTTCCTGTGGCTACAGGATGTACGCACCCAGATGCCCGTGGTAATCTTGGTGTCCCTGTGGATGAGTATGGGTGCCGGGTTCTTGGCGATGTTGGCTGGATTGCAGACGGTGCCCGACGAACTATATGAAGCGGGAGCCATCGACGGGATTCAAAGCAAGTTCCAGGAGATTTGGTATATCACGCTGCCGATGATGAGACCGCAGTTGCTCTTCGGTGCGGTGATGGCGGTGGTGAACTCCTTCAACGTCTTTGGAGTTGCCGTAGCGTTGACTGGCTTACCAAGCCCGTTGTATGCAACCCATACAATAGTTGCTCACTTGCATGACTACGCGTTCATCAGGTATGAGCTTGGTTATGCCTGTGCGATTGCGATGGTTTTGTTCGTGGCGACTTTCTCGCTGAACCGTGGTTTGATGAAGGTGTTCTCAACCAGAGGTGACTTCTAA
- a CDS encoding extracellular solute-binding protein, protein MVAITKRVPDKRRMRLAVATIVLLGMFVIASLQFALQKAYASADVRASLFELPEEPYWNMMQTYKEQGYEISDVEVVIKGAHYSDTNADTLEVVSELDGRTGEILIWRESETMDTWVEWTVEIPKSGLYSMTFTYYPIEGKRAPIRRALKIDGEYPFREARRFQFNRLFRDAAPPIQDNRGNDVQPAQVEIKQWITTQLYDPDGLYIDPVLFYLEEGTHTIRLEALSEPIAIDTIVLGGLKKVPTYEEVLNEYRAKGYKEVENVFVKFQAEDTYTKSDATIRREFGSDPLSEPFAAGQWRLNEFGGWRWRKGNQEVTWKFTVPETGFYKLIMRVYQDEHLPSVRSIRIDGEFLFEEMKEVNFYRDKHWRIEVFSDENGQPYLIPLEAGEHTLTMTVKVGEVARTVNVFTSTIRKMADLGHRVSMLIGRNPDPNMEWELEKRIPNLIEDLQAIREELAGEVDFLTELALGKRPIIANSILIVLEQLDQFLDDPDRMVLGLERFQTNQQSLGTWILDLQNKSLRMDYIAFASPDMPEPRGRSSLWERWSLSFFNFRDSFNKDYTGVGSYHEEGRVLEVWSLRGREWTQIIKEMAEETFTPVTGIHVNMNILPSNQTQVLLLATVAGQGPDLALGVPPTMPVEFAIRNGLVDLSQFPDFEEVAQRFRPGAMTPFEYRGGVYALPENQDFSMMFYRTDILGMLGLEPPQTWEDVYKMIPTLHANRLDFYYGGGGSSAGFMPFLYQHGGQFYTDDGLRSALDTPEALQAFKEYTDLYTSYRIPMEANFYMRMRTGEIPIGVAGYGVYTQLSTAAPEITGWWEMAPMPGRMREDGVIDRSAGGSSQVAIIMRDCDDPEAAWEFLKWWTSAEVQAQYGTELEALIGVEARWNTANVEALKSLPWPRQDIEAILEQWEWFQEIPVVLGGYYTDRHIKNAWNRVVLQGWNPMEALEEAVRDINRELKRKQEEFGITSAEDLRSVLQQAEGSD, encoded by the coding sequence TTGGTTGCGATTACAAAAAGGGTTCCGGACAAGCGACGCATGCGCCTTGCGGTAGCGACTATAGTGCTGCTTGGCATGTTTGTGATTGCTTCCTTGCAGTTTGCTTTGCAGAAAGCCTATGCTTCCGCTGATGTACGGGCCAGTCTCTTTGAGTTACCGGAAGAGCCCTACTGGAACATGATGCAAACTTATAAGGAACAAGGGTATGAGATTAGTGACGTTGAAGTCGTCATAAAAGGAGCGCACTATTCTGATACCAATGCAGACACTTTGGAAGTGGTTAGCGAGTTGGATGGGCGCACCGGCGAGATCCTAATTTGGCGCGAAAGCGAAACCATGGATACGTGGGTCGAATGGACCGTCGAGATTCCCAAATCCGGTCTGTATTCGATGACCTTCACCTACTATCCGATTGAAGGCAAGCGTGCACCTATCCGTAGAGCGCTGAAGATTGACGGCGAGTATCCTTTCAGGGAAGCCCGTCGCTTCCAATTCAATCGGCTATTTCGAGATGCCGCACCTCCAATTCAGGATAACCGCGGTAATGACGTGCAACCGGCTCAGGTTGAGATCAAGCAATGGATTACAACTCAACTGTATGATCCCGATGGTCTATATATTGATCCGGTTCTGTTCTATTTAGAAGAAGGTACCCATACTATTCGTTTAGAGGCCCTATCTGAGCCAATCGCCATTGACACGATCGTCCTCGGTGGCCTGAAGAAGGTACCAACTTACGAAGAAGTCTTGAATGAATATAGGGCGAAAGGCTATAAAGAGGTCGAGAACGTTTTTGTCAAGTTCCAAGCCGAAGACACCTACACTAAGAGCGACGCTACTATCCGTCGGGAATTTGGTTCCGATCCCCTTTCTGAGCCCTTCGCAGCTGGCCAGTGGCGCTTGAATGAATTCGGCGGCTGGCGTTGGCGTAAGGGTAATCAAGAGGTTACCTGGAAGTTTACCGTACCCGAGACAGGCTTCTATAAACTGATTATGCGCGTATACCAGGACGAGCACCTACCTTCGGTTCGTTCTATTCGAATTGACGGTGAGTTCCTCTTTGAGGAAATGAAGGAAGTCAACTTCTACCGTGATAAGCACTGGCGCATTGAAGTCTTTTCCGATGAAAATGGTCAGCCCTATCTGATTCCGTTGGAAGCTGGGGAACACACCTTGACTATGACCGTTAAGGTGGGCGAAGTGGCCCGTACTGTCAACGTGTTTACTAGCACCATTCGGAAAATGGCTGATTTGGGTCACAGGGTCAGTATGCTAATTGGACGAAATCCCGACCCGAACATGGAATGGGAGTTGGAAAAGCGTATTCCCAATTTGATCGAGGACTTGCAGGCCATCCGTGAAGAGTTGGCCGGTGAGGTAGATTTCCTTACTGAATTGGCGCTGGGTAAGAGACCGATTATCGCCAACAGTATTCTGATCGTCTTAGAGCAACTTGATCAGTTCCTGGATGACCCGGACCGGATGGTTCTTGGACTTGAGCGCTTCCAGACCAACCAACAGTCCTTGGGGACATGGATCCTGGACCTGCAGAACAAGTCGCTTAGAATGGACTACATCGCCTTTGCTAGCCCAGACATGCCTGAGCCTCGCGGCAGGTCTAGTCTTTGGGAAAGATGGAGCCTTAGCTTCTTCAACTTCCGGGATTCCTTCAACAAGGATTACACCGGTGTAGGAAGCTATCATGAGGAAGGCCGTGTCCTGGAGGTTTGGTCTCTACGTGGTCGTGAATGGACTCAGATCATCAAGGAGATGGCTGAGGAGACCTTTACCCCGGTAACAGGTATCCATGTGAATATGAATATTCTTCCCTCGAACCAAACCCAGGTGTTGTTGCTAGCCACCGTGGCGGGACAGGGTCCAGACTTGGCGTTGGGCGTACCGCCTACAATGCCTGTAGAGTTTGCGATTCGTAATGGGTTGGTGGATCTATCCCAATTCCCTGATTTTGAGGAAGTAGCCCAGCGGTTCCGTCCTGGTGCGATGACTCCCTTTGAGTATCGGGGAGGAGTTTACGCCCTGCCTGAGAACCAGGACTTCTCGATGATGTTCTATCGTACCGATATCCTCGGTATGTTAGGGCTTGAACCGCCGCAGACCTGGGAAGATGTCTACAAGATGATTCCGACCCTCCATGCCAACCGACTTGACTTCTACTACGGCGGTGGTGGTTCTAGTGCTGGGTTTATGCCCTTCCTATACCAGCATGGAGGACAGTTCTACACTGACGACGGATTGAGGTCGGCGCTGGATACGCCTGAAGCTTTACAGGCCTTTAAGGAATACACGGACCTGTATACCAGTTATAGGATTCCGATGGAAGCCAACTTCTACATGCGGATGCGTACCGGTGAGATTCCCATCGGTGTAGCAGGTTACGGAGTGTATACTCAGCTATCCACTGCCGCTCCGGAGATTACCGGATGGTGGGAGATGGCGCCGATGCCTGGCCGCATGAGAGAAGACGGTGTGATTGACCGAAGTGCTGGAGGTTCGTCACAGGTTGCCATTATTATGAGAGACTGTGATGATCCCGAGGCCGCATGGGAGTTCTTGAAGTGGTGGACCAGCGCGGAAGTGCAAGCCCAATACGGAACAGAGCTCGAAGCGTTGATCGGTGTCGAAGCCCGATGGAACACAGCTAACGTTGAGGCGTTGAAGTCTCTCCCGTGGCCGCGCCAAGATATCGAGGCTATTTTGGAGCAGTGGGAATGGTTCCAGGAAATCCCGGTAGTATTGGGCGGTTACTACACGGACCGGCATATCAAGAACGCTTGGAACCGGGTGGTTCTGCAAGGGTGGAACCCAATGGAGGCTCTCGAAGAAGCGGTTCGTGATATTAACCGAGAACTGAAGAGAAAGCAGGAGGAATTCGGTATTACCAGTGCTGAAGATCTCCGCAGCGTTTTGCAGCAGGCTGAAGGGAGTGACTGA
- a CDS encoding sugar phosphate isomerase/epimerase, which produces MKLGVFNPLFSQRSLVDTLDYIKSLGLEAIEIGTGNFPGDAHCPVDELLEDPKKLDEWKKLFDDRGIEISALSCHGNPLHPQEEIAKAHREVQRKAILLAEKLGIDTIITFSGCPGDGPNARYPNWVTCPWPDDFLKILEWQWQEVAIPFWQEEVKFAKDHGVTKIAFEMHPGFLVYNPETLLKLRAAVGPEIGANYDPSHLFWQGMDPVATIRELGDAIFHVHAKDCRIDPINTARNGVLDTKHYGDEINRSWIFRTVGYGHSDLVWKDIVSNLRLVGYDHVLSIEHEDSLMTPNEGFEKAVKFLQDVLITEAAGEMWWA; this is translated from the coding sequence ATGAAGCTAGGCGTTTTTAATCCGTTGTTTTCCCAGCGGAGTCTAGTTGACACCCTGGACTACATTAAGTCTTTGGGTTTGGAAGCCATCGAGATCGGAACAGGTAATTTTCCAGGGGATGCCCATTGTCCTGTTGACGAACTGCTCGAGGATCCTAAGAAGTTAGATGAATGGAAAAAGCTCTTCGACGACCGGGGCATCGAGATTAGTGCTCTAAGCTGCCACGGTAATCCCCTACATCCACAAGAGGAAATTGCTAAGGCCCATCGCGAAGTGCAAAGAAAGGCAATCCTGCTGGCAGAGAAACTAGGTATTGATACGATTATCACCTTCTCCGGGTGTCCTGGTGACGGACCTAATGCACGTTATCCCAACTGGGTTACCTGTCCGTGGCCCGATGATTTTCTGAAGATTCTAGAGTGGCAGTGGCAAGAAGTGGCCATTCCATTCTGGCAAGAAGAAGTTAAGTTTGCGAAGGACCACGGAGTAACCAAGATTGCCTTTGAAATGCATCCAGGATTTTTGGTATACAATCCTGAAACGTTGCTGAAGCTCCGTGCCGCCGTTGGTCCCGAGATTGGTGCCAACTACGACCCCAGCCACTTGTTCTGGCAAGGCATGGATCCTGTGGCAACGATAAGAGAATTGGGTGATGCGATTTTCCACGTGCATGCAAAAGATTGTCGCATTGACCCCATCAATACTGCCCGCAATGGTGTCTTGGATACCAAACACTATGGCGATGAGATAAATAGAAGCTGGATCTTCCGTACTGTGGGCTATGGTCATTCCGATCTTGTATGGAAGGACATTGTCAGCAATCTTCGGTTGGTCGGTTATGACCATGTTCTGAGTATTGAACATGAGGACAGTCTGATGACCCCGAATGAAGGGTTTGAGAAGGCTGTCAAGTTCCTTCAGGACGTCCTCATTACCGAAGCGGCTGGAGAAATGTGGTGGGCTTAG
- a CDS encoding DeoR/GlpR transcriptional regulator, whose protein sequence is MLGEERRAGILNEIQKRGTVRVSNLSRLFGVTEETIRRDLEELEKQGLVRRVHGGAIGVGSSFELPYHVREIKNPAEKTSIALQTVELINDGDTIMLDASSTALYTARRLVNKKGITVVTNSLRIINEMATFPNIKVIGVGGTLCNTSLGFVGPVATWTLRHFHVDKAVFSCKGITIEHGLTDASEVDTEIKRLMIKAAEQTIVVADYSKFGNVAFCSIIGLDEIDCVITDSKTDESYIAKMREQGVRVIQAKQGCAPITKKKDSTVGRNMSI, encoded by the coding sequence ATGCTCGGAGAGGAACGCCGAGCAGGTATTCTTAATGAGATTCAGAAAAGAGGTACGGTTCGGGTTTCCAATCTAAGCCGGCTGTTCGGCGTTACAGAAGAGACGATCCGTCGAGATTTGGAAGAATTGGAGAAGCAGGGATTAGTCAGGCGTGTCCATGGTGGAGCCATCGGCGTCGGATCCAGTTTTGAGTTGCCATATCATGTACGGGAGATTAAGAACCCTGCTGAAAAGACCAGTATCGCGTTGCAAACAGTGGAGTTGATTAACGATGGTGATACCATCATGTTAGACGCCAGCAGTACCGCTCTATATACCGCGCGGCGACTGGTGAACAAGAAAGGTATTACTGTGGTGACAAATTCTCTGCGGATTATTAACGAAATGGCGACATTTCCAAATATTAAGGTGATCGGGGTTGGCGGCACATTGTGCAATACTAGTTTAGGCTTTGTTGGCCCCGTGGCAACTTGGACACTTCGACACTTTCATGTGGACAAGGCTGTCTTTTCCTGTAAAGGTATTACTATAGAACATGGCCTCACTGATGCTAGCGAGGTGGATACTGAGATCAAACGGTTGATGATTAAGGCTGCAGAGCAAACCATCGTTGTTGCAGATTATTCCAAGTTTGGAAATGTTGCTTTCTGTAGCATCATTGGTTTGGACGAGATAGACTGTGTTATTACTGACAGTAAAACCGATGAGAGCTATATTGCAAAGATGCGAGAACAGGGGGTTCGTGTGATTCAGGCAAAACAAGGATGCGCACCAATTACCAAGAAAAAAGACTCCACGGTGGGCAGGAATATGTCCATTTAG
- a CDS encoding GPR endopeptidase, translated as MQLEDGFDSRTDLAIESQELFVKEQGPPEIPGVEVHKEEGNHAIVTRISIKSKVGADMMGKSIGNYTTIEAPGLRQRDIETRDEVTELLAQELMRYIKDLDTATPILVIGLGNWNATPDALGPKVVNQLTVTRHLFQMLPTDVRGKLRPVAALAPGVLGLTGIETGEIILGVVQRINPGLVICIDALASRSSKRLCSTVQISDTGINPGAGVGNRRLSITPEVLGVPVVSIGVPTVIHATTIISDGLKILEEGPQALEEDEEVPRPTRFHVDPNLITKPQVDSSKDNGRAQRKQVIRQLLEPYMGSMIVTPKEIDVLIDDVADIVAAGLNASLHDQVDFDQVVKYLQ; from the coding sequence ATGCAGTTAGAAGACGGTTTTGATTCCCGTACCGACTTGGCGATAGAATCCCAAGAGTTGTTTGTAAAGGAGCAGGGTCCGCCGGAGATCCCCGGGGTAGAGGTACATAAGGAAGAAGGAAACCATGCCATTGTCACGCGGATTTCCATCAAGTCCAAAGTCGGGGCGGATATGATGGGAAAGTCTATCGGAAACTATACGACCATCGAGGCCCCGGGATTGCGTCAACGGGACATAGAGACCCGGGATGAGGTTACTGAGTTGTTGGCCCAAGAGCTGATGCGCTACATCAAGGATCTTGACACAGCCACACCGATTTTAGTGATTGGCTTGGGGAACTGGAATGCCACCCCCGATGCCCTCGGACCTAAAGTAGTCAATCAGCTGACGGTGACTCGACACCTGTTCCAGATGCTGCCGACGGACGTAAGGGGTAAACTTCGACCTGTGGCCGCCCTGGCTCCAGGCGTTTTGGGGCTTACAGGGATTGAGACCGGTGAGATCATCCTTGGTGTGGTTCAGCGAATCAACCCAGGGCTTGTTATCTGCATCGATGCTTTAGCATCTCGGAGTTCTAAGCGACTATGCAGCACAGTCCAGATCTCAGATACTGGGATCAATCCCGGTGCAGGGGTGGGTAACCGGCGTCTGTCTATTACGCCGGAGGTCTTAGGTGTTCCGGTGGTTTCCATAGGGGTACCTACAGTGATCCATGCCACCACGATCATCAGTGATGGTTTGAAGATCTTGGAGGAAGGCCCCCAGGCTTTGGAGGAGGACGAAGAGGTGCCACGTCCTACCAGGTTTCACGTGGATCCTAACTTGATCACCAAACCTCAAGTAGATTCCTCCAAGGACAACGGAAGGGCGCAACGGAAGCAAGTTATCCGGCAACTGTTGGAACCCTATATGGGTAGTATGATCGTTACACCCAAAGAAATTGATGTTCTGATTGACGATGTGGCGGATATCGTGGCTGCAGGTCTTAATGCGTCACTGCACGACCAAGTGGACTTTGATCAGGTTGTAAAATACCTGCAGTAG
- a CDS encoding 30S ribosomal protein S20 yields MANTPSAKKRIRVAERRRLRNKSVRSAVKTAIRKFRTALQNEPENARVYLDRAISLLDKAATKGVIHPNKAARNKSRLTKAYNQATVNNATV; encoded by the coding sequence ATGGCTAATACACCTTCTGCAAAGAAGCGCATCCGAGTGGCTGAGCGCCGGAGATTAAGAAACAAATCGGTCCGGTCTGCCGTCAAGACCGCAATTAGGAAATTCCGGACCGCCCTGCAAAACGAACCGGAAAATGCCCGGGTTTACCTCGACAGGGCGATTTCCCTACTTGACAAAGCTGCGACAAAGGGCGTTATCCACCCCAACAAAGCAGCAAGGAACAAGTCTCGTCTCACCAAAGCGTACAATCAGGCTACAGTAAACAACGCTACTGTGTAG